A genomic segment from Pyrodictium occultum encodes:
- a CDS encoding HesA/MoeB/ThiF family protein, producing the protein MDVEGRSNSLLSPSELLRYERQIPIFGVEGQERLKKASVLVAGVGGLGSFEALYLAALGVGKLVLVDGDVVDESNLNRQVLYTVDDLGRPKAIAAAEKLRRFNPNVEIVAVSERITEDNVDGLVSEADYVIDGLDNWEARFILDRAAYRRGKPFVHAGVYGLQGQVIVVVPGETPCLRCLLPPSLKTPAKIPAVGPVVALVGSIAVTELMKLITGVGEVSKGRMIIIDAYNMDLMRVHLKQRAGCSC; encoded by the coding sequence GTGGACGTCGAGGGTAGGAGCAATTCACTGCTTTCGCCCTCCGAGCTTCTCCGCTACGAGCGGCAGATACCGATATTCGGGGTCGAGGGCCAGGAGAGGTTGAAGAAGGCTAGCGTGCTGGTGGCTGGGGTAGGCGGCCTGGGCTCCTTCGAGGCCCTCTACCTGGCGGCGCTCGGTGTAGGGAAGCTAGTCCTTGTGGACGGCGATGTGGTGGACGAGTCCAACCTCAACCGTCAGGTGCTCTACACGGTGGATGACCTAGGTAGGCCAAAGGCCATAGCCGCCGCCGAGAAGCTTAGACGCTTCAACCCCAATGTCGAGATAGTAGCTGTATCCGAGCGTATAACCGAGGACAACGTGGATGGACTCGTCTCCGAGGCCGACTACGTTATAGACGGCCTCGACAACTGGGAGGCAAGGTTCATACTCGATAGGGCCGCCTACCGGAGAGGTAAGCCCTTTGTACACGCGGGGGTCTACGGGCTCCAGGGCCAGGTCATAGTTGTTGTCCCCGGCGAGACCCCTTGCCTCCGCTGCCTCCTGCCCCCCTCCCTCAAGACTCCGGCCAAGATACCTGCAGTGGGCCCCGTGGTCGCGCTCGTCGGCTCAATAGCCGTGACCGAGCTTATGAAATTGATCACCGGTGTGGGAGAGGTCAGCAAGGGGCGCATGATAATAATAGACGCATACAACATGGATTTAATGAGGGTTCATCTTAAGCAGCGTGCAGGCTGCAGCTGCTAG
- a CDS encoding tRNA sulfurtransferase — translation MEDRVVLASVSGEIVLKSERTRPRFEQRLIRNILDAFSRSGVGCRRVWIHAARLYVSGCSDGELEKAVDTLTRVFGVHWATVAHVVEYKVLEDLAERVREIAGDWVRGKKFAVRARRSGAEGFTSLEAARVIGAALYPLSAGVDLENPEVEVHVEIRGRRAYVYRETRRGPGGLPVGVEGRVLALFSGGLDSPVAAWMAAKRGAEVDLLHYVLASPASLGDALRVGYRLAGSWLYGYRPRLYAIDFRPVTRAIAGLVERSYAQLVLRLAMYVAAEKMALELGYDALYTGESVGQVSSQTLKNLSALARARPLRVPLIRPLAGLDKEEIVDLTRRIGVYEEASRTREYCRLASGPATTRGSPRKLAEEYAKVESVVEQSTRQYIEIPLV, via the coding sequence ATGGAGGATAGGGTTGTTCTCGCCAGCGTCTCAGGCGAGATAGTCCTCAAGTCCGAGAGGACTAGGCCTAGGTTCGAGCAGAGGCTCATAAGGAACATACTGGATGCCTTCTCCAGGAGCGGCGTCGGCTGTAGGAGGGTGTGGATACACGCCGCCCGCCTCTACGTCTCCGGCTGCAGCGACGGAGAGTTAGAGAAGGCTGTGGATACGCTTACCAGGGTCTTCGGGGTCCATTGGGCTACGGTGGCTCACGTGGTAGAGTATAAGGTGCTCGAGGACTTGGCTGAGCGTGTCAGGGAGATAGCCGGGGACTGGGTGCGCGGGAAGAAGTTCGCCGTCCGCGCCAGGAGGAGCGGGGCTGAGGGCTTCACAAGCCTCGAGGCTGCCAGGGTGATAGGCGCCGCCCTCTACCCGCTCTCCGCCGGCGTAGACCTGGAGAACCCCGAAGTGGAGGTCCATGTAGAGATCCGGGGCAGGAGAGCCTACGTCTACCGGGAGACGCGGAGGGGCCCCGGAGGCCTCCCCGTGGGTGTTGAGGGGAGGGTACTCGCCCTCTTCTCCGGCGGCCTCGACTCCCCCGTGGCGGCCTGGATGGCCGCTAAGAGGGGCGCGGAGGTGGACCTGCTCCACTATGTGCTCGCCAGCCCCGCCTCGCTCGGCGACGCGCTCCGTGTGGGCTACCGGCTCGCCGGCTCCTGGCTCTACGGCTACCGGCCAAGGCTCTACGCCATCGACTTCCGCCCCGTCACCAGGGCTATAGCGGGCCTCGTCGAGCGTAGCTACGCCCAGCTCGTCCTCAGGCTAGCCATGTACGTGGCCGCGGAGAAGATGGCCCTGGAGCTGGGGTACGACGCCCTCTACACGGGGGAGAGCGTGGGCCAGGTCTCGAGCCAGACGCTGAAGAACCTCAGCGCCCTCGCCCGCGCCAGGCCCCTACGGGTCCCGCTTATCCGGCCCCTCGCCGGCCTGGACAAGGAGGAGATAGTGGATCTTACGAGGCGGATAGGGGTCTATGAGGAAGCGTCCAGGACGAGGGAGTACTGCCGCCTAGCCAGCGGCCCGGCCACCACCCGGGGCAGCCCCAGGAAGCTCGCAGAGGAGTACGCCAAGGTTGAGAGCGTGGTGGAGCAGAGCACTAGGCAATATATTGAGATTCCCCTCGTCTAG
- a CDS encoding helix-turn-helix domain-containing protein, giving the protein MLRALRRLASRRGCATLAELAAETRLAPSEVEEALTELEERRLVVVSGSRVCYTGGGWEEAETGRELRRVLEALASRRSIIASVRRAVLGPFHVVIASRRDGIVYVILPVEGREPPERLVAWARRLARLLRREAEEGCQDLPGIGVEPRLLVPVLASDYGAPRIIEGVAYRPAAKLLELAAEPETLLSDPMARFYECRRRARRGESQYIA; this is encoded by the coding sequence GTGCTGCGTGCGCTGAGGAGGCTGGCCTCTAGGAGAGGCTGCGCTACGCTGGCGGAGCTGGCGGCGGAGACGAGGCTGGCCCCGAGCGAGGTTGAGGAGGCGCTGACGGAGCTTGAGGAGAGGAGGCTAGTAGTGGTGTCGGGGAGCCGTGTCTGCTACACGGGTGGCGGCTGGGAGGAGGCTGAGACGGGTAGGGAGCTGCGCAGGGTCCTGGAGGCACTGGCCTCCAGGAGGAGTATCATTGCCTCGGTGAGACGGGCTGTGCTTGGCCCGTTCCACGTGGTTATAGCCTCTAGGAGGGACGGTATAGTCTACGTCATCCTCCCCGTGGAGGGTAGAGAGCCGCCGGAGAGGCTGGTGGCCTGGGCGAGGAGGCTCGCGAGGCTGCTGCGCCGGGAGGCAGAGGAGGGCTGCCAGGATCTCCCCGGAATCGGGGTCGAACCGAGGCTCCTGGTGCCCGTGCTCGCCTCCGACTATGGGGCGCCGAGGATTATTGAGGGCGTGGCCTACAGGCCTGCAGCCAAGCTGCTGGAGCTGGCCGCGGAGCCGGAGACGCTCCTCTCGGACCCCATGGCCAGGTTCTACGAGTGCAGGCGCAGGGCTAGACGAGGGGAATCTCAATATATTGCCTAG
- the psmA gene encoding archaeal proteasome endopeptidase complex subunit alpha, whose product MSFPAPPAMMGYDRSTSMFSPDGRLFQVEYAMEAAKRGWTMVGVRTAEGVVIVAEKRKTSPLIDIGQLEKVYMVDEHIGAGFVGFGSDGRVLIDYARLLAVQYKFVYGEPIPVEYLTRQVCDLMQVYTQHGGVRPFGVTLMIAGVDEAGPKLYVAEPSGQYISYKAHGLGQGGSQAVEVLQKEYRDDMSLEEAILLGMKAVTTVMEGKPSTETLEVGVVEAKTRKFRKLSKEELQKFLEKLGA is encoded by the coding sequence ATGTCCTTCCCTGCGCCGCCAGCGATGATGGGATACGACCGTTCCACGTCAATGTTCTCGCCTGACGGCCGCCTCTTCCAGGTAGAATATGCTATGGAGGCTGCCAAGCGCGGCTGGACGATGGTGGGCGTGAGGACCGCGGAGGGCGTGGTGATAGTTGCTGAGAAGAGGAAGACAAGCCCCCTCATAGATATAGGGCAGCTGGAGAAGGTGTACATGGTCGACGAGCACATAGGCGCAGGCTTCGTTGGCTTCGGGAGCGACGGGCGCGTGCTGATAGACTACGCCCGGCTGCTAGCCGTCCAGTACAAGTTCGTCTACGGTGAGCCCATACCCGTCGAGTACCTGACCCGTCAGGTGTGCGACCTGATGCAGGTCTACACCCAGCACGGCGGCGTGCGCCCCTTCGGAGTGACACTTATGATAGCCGGCGTGGACGAGGCCGGGCCCAAGCTCTACGTAGCCGAGCCGAGCGGCCAGTACATAAGCTACAAGGCCCACGGCCTGGGCCAGGGCGGTAGCCAGGCAGTGGAGGTGCTCCAGAAGGAGTACCGCGACGATATGAGCCTGGAGGAGGCGATACTGCTCGGCATGAAGGCGGTCACAACCGTGATGGAGGGCAAGCCGTCCACCGAGACCCTGGAGGTCGGCGTAGTAGAGGCCAAGACGCGGAAATTCAGAAAACTGTCTAAAGAGGAGCTCCAGAAGTTCCTAGAAAAACTCGGTGCCTAG
- a CDS encoding ribosome assembly factor SBDS, with protein sequence MTRRGSKGEHEPVVARLEVGGKRFEVLVNPELAFEYKQGRQVNLEELVISDAVYTDLRRGLRASPDLLRKVFGTDDVVKIAAEIVKRGELQLTAEQRRRLIEAKRRQIINYIARNAIDPQTKLPIPPARIEAAMEQARVGVDPFKSVEEQAQQIVRAISRIIPIKIAKALLRIVVPPEYSGRVAGSLSKLGEVKHMDWRSDGSLVAELEIPAGLQQEVMDKLNKLTRGNVDVKVVSVV encoded by the coding sequence ATGACGCGCCGGGGCAGCAAGGGCGAGCACGAACCAGTCGTCGCGAGGCTTGAAGTCGGCGGCAAGCGTTTTGAGGTCCTCGTAAACCCTGAGCTAGCCTTCGAGTATAAGCAGGGTAGGCAGGTAAACCTTGAGGAGCTCGTTATAAGCGACGCCGTCTACACCGATCTCCGCCGCGGCCTCCGAGCCTCCCCCGATCTTCTCCGCAAGGTTTTCGGGACAGACGATGTCGTGAAGATAGCTGCGGAGATAGTTAAGCGGGGCGAGCTGCAGCTCACGGCGGAGCAGCGCAGGAGGCTCATAGAGGCTAAGCGCCGCCAGATCATAAACTACATCGCGCGCAACGCCATTGACCCGCAGACGAAGCTCCCCATACCCCCTGCTAGGATAGAAGCCGCTATGGAGCAGGCGAGGGTCGGCGTAGACCCGTTTAAGAGCGTCGAGGAGCAGGCTCAGCAGATAGTGCGCGCCATAAGCCGGATAATCCCGATCAAGATAGCCAAGGCGCTGCTGCGCATCGTAGTGCCTCCAGAGTACTCGGGCCGTGTGGCCGGCTCTCTCTCCAAGCTTGGAGAGGTAAAACATATGGACTGGCGCAGTGACGGCAGCCTCGTGGCCGAGCTGGAGATCCCGGCTGGGCTGCAGCAGGAGGTTATGGACAAGCTAAACAAGCTCACCCGTGGTAACGTTGATGTCAAGGTAGTGAGCGTGGTGTAG
- the rrp4 gene encoding exosome complex RNA-binding protein Rrp4, with product MPGDVLAEGNDVIVDSIYIEREGNTYYATIAGLVSVQQLEDGKYKIGIIPLEGAYIPRPGDIVIGLVKDIGLTHWEVDIASPYKGILTVQEVLDRPFNPAVDSLERYLDVGDYIVAKVVAFDRARDPLLTIKGKGLGRVVEGSIVEIKPSRIPRVIGRKGSMVNMLMRESGCEIVVGQNGRILVNCPNKDLEEIVILSIKKIEAEAHTSGLTERVREFIRSERARRGV from the coding sequence TTGCCCGGTGACGTACTGGCTGAGGGAAATGATGTGATAGTAGACTCCATATATATTGAGCGCGAGGGCAACACCTACTACGCCACAATAGCCGGCTTGGTGTCTGTGCAGCAGCTCGAGGACGGGAAGTACAAGATAGGGATAATCCCGCTAGAGGGCGCCTATATACCGAGGCCCGGCGACATAGTCATAGGTCTGGTCAAGGATATTGGGCTGACCCACTGGGAGGTCGACATAGCATCCCCCTACAAGGGCATCTTGACGGTGCAGGAGGTTCTAGATAGGCCTTTTAACCCTGCCGTGGACAGCCTGGAGAGGTACCTCGATGTCGGCGACTATATAGTGGCTAAGGTTGTGGCCTTTGACCGTGCCAGGGACCCGCTCCTAACCATTAAGGGGAAGGGCTTGGGCCGCGTGGTGGAGGGCTCCATTGTTGAGATTAAGCCCAGCAGGATTCCCCGCGTTATCGGCAGGAAGGGCTCAATGGTAAACATGCTTATGAGGGAGTCTGGCTGCGAGATAGTCGTTGGCCAGAATGGCCGTATACTTGTTAACTGCCCTAACAAGGACCTGGAGGAGATAGTTATTCTCTCTATAAAGAAGATTGAGGCGGAGGCCCATACAAGCGGGCTGACCGAGAGGGTCCGGGAGTTTATACGCAGTGAAAGAGCCCGTAGGGGTGTATAG
- the rrp41 gene encoding exosome complex exonuclease Rrp41 has translation MAGGGGERPVLIRWEERDGQRVPVRHDGRLAEQLRSIRMEVGVLGNADGSALVEYGGTRVLAAVYGPREAHPRHMALPDRAIIRCRYHMAPFSTEERKIPAPTRREVELSKVIREALEAVVITELFPRTAIDVYMEVLQSDGGTRTAAITAASLALADAGIAMRDLVAGVAVGKVDGVLVLDIDEIEDNYAEADMPVAMAPNLDKVLLLQLNGVLTHEEFVKAMELARKGIHAIYKLQKEALRRKYAEAVQEGGGQ, from the coding sequence ATGGCTGGTGGTGGAGGCGAGAGACCCGTCCTCATACGCTGGGAGGAGCGGGATGGGCAGCGGGTGCCCGTCCGGCATGACGGCAGGCTGGCCGAGCAGCTGAGGTCGATAAGGATGGAGGTCGGCGTGCTAGGCAATGCTGACGGCTCCGCCCTGGTGGAGTATGGCGGCACACGCGTGCTCGCAGCGGTCTACGGGCCGAGGGAGGCGCATCCGCGCCACATGGCGCTTCCCGACAGGGCTATTATCCGCTGCAGGTACCATATGGCGCCGTTCTCTACCGAGGAGCGTAAGATACCTGCGCCGACCCGCAGGGAGGTAGAGCTCTCCAAGGTTATACGCGAAGCGCTCGAGGCCGTAGTCATTACGGAGCTGTTCCCGCGCACAGCTATAGACGTCTACATGGAGGTTCTCCAGTCCGACGGGGGCACGAGGACGGCTGCGATAACGGCTGCCAGCCTCGCTCTCGCCGACGCGGGTATAGCTATGCGTGATCTCGTAGCCGGTGTCGCCGTGGGTAAGGTTGACGGGGTGCTGGTGCTGGATATAGACGAGATAGAGGACAACTACGCCGAGGCAGACATGCCTGTGGCCATGGCACCCAACCTGGATAAGGTCCTGCTCCTCCAGCTCAATGGCGTCCTCACTCATGAGGAGTTTGTGAAGGCAATGGAGCTTGCCCGTAAGGGCATCCATGCAATATACAAGCTTCAGAAGGAGGCTCTCCGTAGGAAGTATGCCGAGGCGGTCCAGGAGGGCGGTGGGCAGTGA
- the rrp42 gene encoding exosome complex protein Rrp42: protein MVPKLKRYTMETLLSRGVRLDGRKLDEVRKIEIVPGYVERAEGSALVKLGQTVVLAGVKTDIVAPFPDTPNEGVLVVHAEFVPLASPTFEPGPPDENAIELARVVDRSLREIKAVALDKLVLEPGKHVWRLYVDIYVLNHDGNLFDASMLAAMAALLSARLPAAVKTEDGYRVDRSRFTGLVPINHRVVTVTIAKIAGKLLVDPTYEEEQVADTRLVVAVSEDGRIAGMQKTGMGDLSYREVLTATSIALNKAPVYQKALEDMVLPYRSKLERELGEQGGGEARPQPAVHREHEEPVEVQEVAEESGEGGEEYEE, encoded by the coding sequence GTGGTGCCTAAGCTAAAGCGCTACACTATGGAGACGCTTCTCTCCCGCGGCGTCCGGCTCGACGGCCGTAAGCTGGACGAGGTAAGGAAGATAGAGATAGTGCCCGGCTACGTGGAGCGTGCAGAGGGCTCGGCGCTGGTGAAGCTTGGGCAGACAGTGGTGCTTGCCGGTGTTAAGACCGATATAGTGGCGCCGTTCCCCGATACGCCTAATGAGGGCGTGCTGGTGGTCCATGCAGAGTTCGTGCCGCTGGCGTCTCCGACCTTCGAGCCGGGGCCGCCGGATGAGAATGCGATAGAGCTGGCTCGTGTTGTGGACCGGAGCCTCCGCGAGATAAAGGCGGTGGCTCTCGACAAGCTCGTGTTGGAGCCCGGCAAGCATGTCTGGAGGCTCTACGTAGACATATACGTGCTGAACCACGACGGTAACCTGTTCGACGCATCAATGCTGGCCGCTATGGCCGCGCTTCTCTCCGCTAGGCTCCCGGCGGCGGTGAAGACCGAAGATGGATACCGTGTGGACCGCAGCAGGTTCACTGGCCTGGTCCCCATAAACCATAGGGTGGTCACGGTAACCATTGCCAAGATCGCCGGGAAGCTGCTGGTTGACCCAACCTATGAGGAGGAGCAGGTGGCTGATACAAGGCTCGTGGTGGCGGTGAGCGAGGACGGCAGGATAGCCGGCATGCAGAAGACGGGCATGGGAGACCTGTCATACCGTGAGGTGCTCACGGCCACCTCTATAGCTCTCAACAAGGCCCCCGTCTACCAGAAGGCCCTGGAGGATATGGTGCTCCCCTACCGCTCCAAGCTAGAGAGGGAGCTAGGCGAGCAGGGCGGCGGGGAAGCCAGGCCGCAGCCGGCAGTGCACAGGGAGCATGAGGAGCCTGTTGAGGTCCAGGAGGTTGCTGAGGAGAGCGGGGAGGGCGGTGAAGAGTACGAGGAGTGA
- a CDS encoding 50S ribosomal protein L37ae yields MARRTRAVGIAGRFGPRYGSTLRKRWKDVMERRYADHVCPFCGTRGHVKRISVGVWTCTKCGAVWAGGAYVPRTGLSKTFPKVIIRED; encoded by the coding sequence GTGGCTAGGCGGACGCGTGCTGTAGGCATCGCGGGGAGGTTCGGCCCGCGCTACGGCTCCACGCTGAGGAAGCGCTGGAAGGACGTCATGGAGCGCCGCTATGCAGACCACGTGTGCCCCTTCTGCGGCACCCGGGGGCACGTTAAGAGGATAAGCGTGGGCGTGTGGACCTGCACCAAGTGCGGCGCCGTCTGGGCGGGCGGCGCTTACGTGCCCAGGACGGGGCTGAGCAAGACCTTCCCCAAGGTGATTATACGCGAGGACTAG
- a CDS encoding Brix domain-containing protein, producing MARTGTPPGGRSLILVTTSHRPTQRVRSFVKDLVSVLPGAERLTRGKATLRDLYYEAAARGAKRVIVVSVWKGNPGTVNVYQPLEPPEMELRLMARILLRGVRLSRETPGAQRAYGARSLGVHVAPSAGQALHSLADLLSRAFLARVALDYEEALARFDVVAVVREGSRSLAEVEFRCSTGRACGPLLRIAGVVDYDTGVRLHKAEGALGEAGQSPG from the coding sequence GTGGCGCGCACCGGTACCCCTCCCGGCGGCAGGAGCCTCATACTCGTGACAACATCCCACCGGCCTACCCAGCGTGTGAGGAGCTTCGTGAAGGACCTGGTGTCGGTGCTGCCAGGGGCTGAGAGGCTCACCAGGGGGAAGGCCACGCTCCGCGACCTCTACTACGAGGCCGCTGCGAGAGGCGCTAAGAGGGTCATAGTGGTCTCCGTCTGGAAGGGCAACCCGGGCACTGTTAACGTCTACCAGCCCCTAGAGCCCCCGGAGATGGAGCTGCGGCTCATGGCGCGGATCCTGCTCCGCGGCGTGCGCCTCTCCCGGGAGACCCCAGGAGCTCAAAGGGCCTACGGGGCCCGTAGCCTCGGGGTCCACGTAGCCCCCTCCGCCGGCCAGGCCCTCCACAGCCTGGCGGACCTGCTCTCCAGGGCATTCCTGGCCCGCGTAGCGCTAGACTACGAGGAGGCGCTTGCCAGGTTCGACGTGGTAGCCGTTGTCAGGGAGGGTAGCCGCAGCCTGGCGGAGGTGGAGTTCCGCTGCAGCACGGGCCGTGCCTGCGGCCCCCTACTCCGCATAGCGGGGGTCGTGGACTATGACACGGGTGTCAGGCTGCATAAGGCTGAGGGGGCTCTCGGAGAAGCTGGCCAAAGCCCTGGCTAG
- a CDS encoding KEOPS complex subunit Pcc1, producing MSGCIRLRGLSEKLAKALARSLETEARNPPDPGRGRVVVRAGPSVLEICLEARDLSSARTLVNAYLSLAAAALEAVEAVGG from the coding sequence GTGTCAGGCTGCATAAGGCTGAGGGGGCTCTCGGAGAAGCTGGCCAAAGCCCTGGCTAGGTCGCTGGAGACGGAGGCCCGCAACCCCCCGGACCCTGGCCGGGGCAGGGTGGTGGTGCGGGCGGGGCCCAGCGTGCTCGAGATATGCCTGGAGGCGCGCGACCTATCCTCCGCTAGGACGCTAGTAAACGCTTATCTTAGCCTCGCCGCCGCAGCTCTTGAAGCGGTTGAAGCGGTAGGTGGATAG
- a CDS encoding prefoldin subunit beta produces the protein MAQRLPPEIENKLARLQSLQAQYTRIAQERVAVESEIAETQKVLKLLEEAGEGAPVYRMKAGILVRVDREKLIQELKDRLEILELRLQKLKKQEGELKKQLDKLAGEIKQMQAHLTLGKQGGAGG, from the coding sequence GTGGCCCAGCGGCTGCCACCGGAGATCGAGAACAAGCTCGCCCGGCTACAGAGCCTCCAGGCCCAGTACACTAGGATAGCCCAGGAGCGCGTCGCGGTGGAGAGCGAGATAGCTGAGACCCAGAAGGTGCTCAAGCTCCTCGAGGAAGCGGGCGAGGGCGCCCCTGTCTACCGCATGAAGGCCGGTATACTCGTGCGCGTGGACAGAGAGAAGCTCATCCAGGAGCTGAAGGATAGGCTCGAGATACTGGAGCTGAGGCTCCAGAAGCTAAAGAAGCAGGAGGGCGAGCTTAAGAAGCAGCTGGACAAGCTCGCTGGGGAGATAAAACAGATGCAGGCCCACCTAACCCTAGGCAAGCAGGGCGGCGCCGGCGGCTAG
- a CDS encoding DHH family phosphoesterase, translating into MTRRGDGSTSSYALEQLKEKTRKMLELASSAGTPIVVTAHRNADPDAFASAYVVREILRRHGYDARLVLPEGLSQASKRVVQAILGKEPGDVEDEAPDESAMAVVVDTASPEQLGDLANFALNVMLVVIDHHSSNKLVERAALAIHDPSARATSELVYLMAVHVLGVELGREHLELLLSGIVYDTRHFILSSARTLRVSAEMLEAGASLERVLQALQSPPMELPERIARIKGAKRMHAVRAGDYIVAFTHVGAYESSVARAILDLGADMVIIVSERGSETRVVGRAKRGVVEKLGIQLGRDIMEPLGRSLGGGGGGHAQAAGASVRASLERTLSEAVRLVENILRSRGLQPEPIT; encoded by the coding sequence TTGACGAGGCGGGGCGATGGCTCTACGAGCAGCTACGCTCTAGAGCAGCTGAAGGAGAAGACGAGGAAGATGCTGGAGCTGGCTAGCTCCGCCGGCACACCTATAGTGGTTACAGCCCACCGTAACGCTGACCCCGACGCCTTCGCCTCAGCCTATGTAGTGCGCGAGATCCTCCGCCGCCACGGCTACGACGCCCGGCTAGTGCTCCCCGAGGGGCTTAGCCAGGCTAGCAAGCGGGTGGTCCAGGCCATACTAGGCAAGGAGCCCGGCGACGTGGAGGACGAAGCGCCTGACGAGTCGGCGATGGCCGTAGTGGTTGATACAGCCTCGCCGGAGCAGCTGGGGGACCTGGCCAACTTTGCTCTCAACGTGATGCTGGTGGTTATAGACCATCATTCCTCCAACAAGCTTGTCGAGCGCGCAGCCCTGGCCATACACGACCCCTCGGCCCGCGCAACCTCCGAGCTAGTATACCTCATGGCCGTCCACGTGCTCGGCGTGGAGCTGGGCAGGGAGCACCTGGAGCTGCTCCTCTCCGGGATAGTCTACGATACCAGGCACTTCATACTCTCGAGTGCCCGCACGCTCAGGGTGTCGGCGGAGATGCTCGAGGCAGGAGCCAGCCTCGAGAGGGTGCTACAGGCCCTACAGTCGCCCCCCATGGAGCTGCCGGAGAGGATAGCCAGGATAAAGGGGGCCAAGAGGATGCATGCAGTCAGGGCGGGCGACTACATAGTGGCCTTCACCCATGTCGGCGCCTACGAGTCTAGCGTCGCACGCGCTATTCTCGACCTCGGGGCTGACATGGTGATAATCGTGTCCGAGAGGGGCTCGGAGACCAGGGTAGTGGGTAGGGCCAAGCGAGGCGTGGTGGAGAAGCTCGGCATACAGCTGGGCCGCGACATAATGGAGCCCCTGGGGAGGAGCCTGGGCGGCGGGGGAGGCGGCCACGCCCAGGCAGCGGGCGCCTCGGTGCGGGCCAGCCTAGAGCGCACCCTCAGCGAGGCAGTGAGACTGGTGGAGAATATACTGAGGAGCCGCGGGCTACAGCCCGAGCCCATAACCTAG
- a CDS encoding 50S ribosomal protein L40e, protein MANPRDPEVAKIVYQRVLNKLVCRKCGALNPPGAKKCRRCKSKNLRPKRLLAGIKKG, encoded by the coding sequence ATGGCCAACCCGCGGGACCCTGAGGTCGCGAAGATAGTCTACCAGCGTGTGCTCAACAAACTAGTGTGCAGGAAGTGCGGCGCCCTCAACCCACCTGGCGCTAAGAAGTGCAGGCGCTGCAAGAGCAAGAACCTGAGGCCCAAGAGGCTGCTTGCGGGCATAAAGAAGGGCTAG
- a CDS encoding DNA double-strand break repair nuclease NurA encodes MAWPGGAPGPLPGGPAPEEDEEEIELTPAVQMLLETSRYIAEKIASKILGFREEYTSDEGLSRQLGSLPRGRLGEAQPEPGVAIDSTFPIDGGVELVGGRLIAVVAGYVSFGGLAARGVRRHDVYAQARFVDTEDTQRILPLYAKLVEKAVAHRVLGYVEDGSMNARVILFDGELVPYPLLFKSQKTVARSRLLVRLDEQVARLLERARSLRLTLVGVVKRSYSRLLGARLGRRLSINDKALMSLLLSRGEYLVAGQFQEILPRYAEIVAAEKGLDPGKYRSIVEERLGLRSEYGRVTVAFYKPSLPRPGLQAVRVEVLDYGGLGLKKLLSMLNTLTNPATGLPYPIDLVDEYTRLESRMLELLRRRIISHLAEMLEEVGGTRALVLLSHTNPEKRYVYEPRRRRG; translated from the coding sequence ATGGCTTGGCCCGGCGGAGCACCGGGGCCCCTGCCGGGCGGCCCGGCGCCGGAGGAGGATGAGGAAGAGATAGAGCTTACACCAGCGGTGCAGATGCTGCTGGAGACCAGCCGCTACATAGCGGAGAAGATAGCCAGCAAGATACTGGGCTTCAGGGAGGAGTACACGAGCGACGAGGGGCTCTCGCGGCAGCTCGGCTCGCTGCCCCGCGGCCGGCTAGGCGAGGCCCAGCCGGAGCCGGGCGTCGCTATAGACTCAACATTCCCCATTGACGGCGGCGTGGAACTCGTCGGCGGCCGCCTCATAGCCGTGGTAGCCGGCTACGTGAGCTTCGGCGGCCTCGCGGCGAGGGGCGTGAGGCGCCACGACGTATACGCCCAGGCCCGGTTTGTCGACACCGAGGATACTCAGCGCATCCTGCCACTCTACGCCAAGCTAGTCGAGAAGGCGGTTGCCCACCGTGTGCTCGGCTACGTGGAGGACGGCTCTATGAACGCCCGCGTCATACTCTTCGACGGCGAGCTGGTGCCCTACCCCCTCCTCTTCAAGAGCCAGAAGACCGTGGCCAGGAGCAGGCTGCTAGTCAGGCTAGACGAGCAGGTCGCGAGGCTCCTGGAGAGAGCTAGGAGCCTCCGGCTGACCCTGGTGGGAGTGGTTAAGCGGAGCTACTCCCGGCTCCTGGGCGCCCGGCTCGGCCGCCGCCTCAGCATAAACGACAAGGCGCTGATGAGCCTCCTCCTGAGCCGCGGCGAGTACCTAGTGGCAGGCCAGTTCCAGGAGATCCTCCCCCGGTACGCCGAGATAGTGGCTGCCGAGAAGGGCCTAGACCCGGGGAAATACCGGAGTATAGTCGAGGAGAGGCTGGGCCTGCGCAGCGAGTACGGGAGAGTAACGGTGGCCTTCTACAAGCCCTCCCTGCCCCGCCCGGGGCTCCAGGCGGTCCGCGTCGAGGTGCTAGACTACGGCGGCCTGGGGCTCAAGAAGCTGCTCTCGATGCTCAACACGCTGACAAACCCTGCCACGGGGCTCCCCTACCCGATAGACCTGGTGGACGAGTACACGAGGCTCGAGTCGAGGATGCTCGAGCTGCTCAGGAGGAGGATAATAAGCCACCTGGCGGA